In the genome of Oncorhynchus masou masou isolate Uvic2021 chromosome 26, UVic_Omas_1.1, whole genome shotgun sequence, one region contains:
- the LOC135514861 gene encoding importin-8-like isoform X2, with amino-acid sequence MDPNRIIQALKGTIDPNLRIAAENELNQSYKIINFAPTLLQIIVSEQVEVPVRQAAAIYLKNMVSQYWQDREPSLGEAVFPFNIHENDRAQIRDNIVEGIIQCPESIRAQLTVCLRAIIKHDFPGRWTAIVDKIGLYLQSQNSGSWYGSLLALYQLVKTYEYKKAEERDPLLAAMQIFLPRIQQLVTQLLPDGTIFSVLIQKQILKIFHALVQYSLPLQLINNAVITQWMEILRAVMDRDVPPETLEVDEDDRPDLVWWKSKKWALHIITRLFERYGSPGNVTKEYFEFAEFFLKTYAVGIQQVLLKVLDQHRQKQYVTPHVLQKSLNYLNQGLSHSLTWKHMKPHMQTISQEVIFPLMCYKDEDEKLWQEDPYEYIRMKFNVYDDHALPATAAQSLLCKAARKRKEVLPQMMEFCHQIMMEPSADPRRKDGALHVIGSLAELLLKKRVYREQMELMLQNYVFPLLNSPLGYLRARSCWVLHSFSLLRFHNELVLRNAVELVKQGLIADKEMPVKVEAAIALQTLVSNQEQAKVYIRPYIRPVMQELLHVIKETENDDLTNVIQKMICEYNQEVAAIAVDMTQNLAEIFTKVLQSEEYEESEDKTVMALGILSTIDTILTVMEDHKEITQQLEGICLQVIGLVLQKPIIEFYEEILSLAFGLTCQTISPQMWQLLVVLHGVFQHDCFDYFTDMMPLLHNYVTVDTDTLLSNPKYLEVIYTMCKKVLTSDAGEDAECHAAKLLEVIVLQCRGRGIDQCIPLFVEAVLERLTRGVKSSELRTMCLQVAIAALYYNPALLIHTLDNMHFPHTPQPITAHFINQWMNDTEFFLGLHDRKMCIIGLSVLMELPSRPVVVEGVAGQIVPSVLLLFLGLKHLYSSRLLNKPDLLACTGVPEEDQNEEIPSDEDEVNANRNTTMQQQTCTPVGHENDEDEEDEDYWDEEGLEGTPLEEYNTPLDYDNGEDEYQFFTAALLRVQNTDQPWYQSLTTPLSDDQKKQLQEIYSLSQQRRSTAAKGQ; translated from the exons ATGGATCCCAATCGGATAATTCAAGCACTGAAAGGGACGATAGATCCCAACCTTCGGATAGCGGCTGAAAACGAACTCAATCAG TCGTACAAGATCATCAACTTCGCCCCCACTCTGCTCCAGATCATTGTGTCTGAACAGGTGGAGGTCCCTGTTCGCCAAGCAG CGGCCATCTACCTCAAGAACATGGTGAGCCAGTACTGGCAGGACCGCGAGCCCTCTCTAGGGGAGGCTGTGTTCCCCTTCAACATCCACGAGAACGACCGCGCGCAGATCAGAGACAACATCGTGGAGGGCATCATCCAGTGTCCCGAGTCCATCCG GGCCCAGTTGACAGTGTGTTTGCGAGCCATCATAAAGCACGACTTCCCCGGGCGCTGGACGGCCATAGTGGATAAGATCGGCCTGTATCTGCAGTCTCAGAACAGTGGCAGCTGGTACGGCAGCCTCCTGGCCCTCTACCAGCTGGTCAAGACCTACGA gtatAAGAAGGCGGAGGAGAGGGATCCGCTGCTAGCAGCCATGCAGATCTTCCTGCCCCGTATACAGCAGCTCGTCACCCAGCTACTGCCTGACGGCACCATCTTCTCTGTCCTCATACAGAAACAGATCCTCAAGATCTTCCACGCACTCGTACAG TACTCCCTGCCTCTCCAGCTGATTAATAACGCAGTCATTACCCAGTGGATGGAGATCCTCAGAGCTGTTATGGACAGAGATGTCCCCCCA GAGACGTTGGAAGTGGATGAGGACGACCGTCCTGACTTGGTGTGGTGGAAGAGTAAGAAGTGGGCCCTACACATCATCACCAGACTGTTCGAGAG GTACGGAAGCCCCGGCAATGTGACAAAGGAGTACTTTGAGTTTGCAGAGTTTTTCTTGAAGACGTACGCTGTAGGGATCCAACAG GTCCTGTTGAAGGTGCTGGACCAACACCGACAGAAGCAGTATGTCACGCCTCACGTTCTCCAGAAATCTCTTAACTACCTGAACCAGGGCCTGTCTCACTCCCTCACCTGGAAACACATGAAGCCACACAtgcag ACCATCAGCCAAGAGGTGATCTTCCCTCTCATGTGTTACAAAGACGAGGATGAGAAACTGTGGCAGGAGGATCCATACGAGTACATCCGCATGAAGTTCA ATGTGTATGATGACCATGCCCTCCCTGCCACCGCCGCCCAGAGCCTCCTGTGTAAAGCAGCCCGCAAGAGGAAGGAG GTTCTTCCCCAGATGATGGAGTTCTGCCACCAGATCATGATGGAGCCCTCTGCTGACCCCCGCAGGAAGGATGGGGCGCTGCATGTCATCGGCTCACTGGCCGAACTCCTACTGAAG AAGCGGGTGTACAGGGAGCAGATGGAgctgatgttacagaactatgtGTTCCCTCTACTCAACTCCCCTCTGGGATACCTCCGGgctagg TCGTGCTGGGTGCTGCATTCGTTCAGCCTGCTGCGTTTCCATAACGAGTTGGTCCTGAGGAATGCGGTGGAGCTGGTCAAACAGGGCCTCATAGCAGACAAGGAGATGCCCGTCAAGGTGGAGGCTGCTATCGCCTTGCAGACACTGGTCAGCAACCAGGAGCAAG cTAAGGTCTACATCAGGCCCTACATCCGGCCTGTCATGCAGGAGCTGCTCCACGTCATCAAGGAGACGGAGAACGATGACCTCACTAACGTCATTCAAAAGATGATCTGCGAGTACAACCAGGAAGTGGCTGCCATCGCCGTCGACATGACCCAGAACCTG GCCGAGATCTTCACCAAGGTGCTACAGAGTGAAGAGTATGAGGAGAGTGAAGACAAGACGGTGATGGCTCTGGGGATCCTCAGCACCATAGACACCATACTCACTGTTATGGAGGACCACAAGGAg atcaCTCAGCAGTTGGAGGGCATCTGTTTACAGGTGATAGGCCTGGTGCTGCAGAAGCCCATCATAG AGTTCTACGAGGAGATTCTGTCCCTGGCGTTTGGGCTGACCTGCCAGACCATCTCCCCTCAGATGTGGCAGCTACTGGTGGTTCTCCACGGGGTCTTCCAGCACGACTGCTTTGACTACTTCACGG ATATGATGCCTCTTTTGCACAACTACGTTACCGTGGATACAGACACGCTCCTGTCCAACCCCAAATACTTAGAGGTCATATACACCATGTgcaaaaag GTGCTGACCAGTGATGCAGGTGAGGATGCAGAGTGTCACGCTGCTAAGCTGCTAGAGGTCATCGTCCTCCAGTGTCGGGGGAGGGGCATCGACCAG TGTATCCCATTGTTCGTGGAGGCGGTGTTGGAGCGTCTAACCAGAGGTGTGAAGTCCAGTGAGCTGAGGACCATGTGTCTGCAGGTGGCCATCGCTGCTCTCTACTACAACCCAGCCCTGCTCATCCACACGCTGGACAACATGCACTTCCCCCACACCCCACAGCCCATCACCGCTCACTTCATCAACCAGTGGATGAATGATACTGAGTTCTTCCTGGG GCTCCATGACCGTAAGATGTGTATCATCGGACTGAGTGTTCTGATGGAGCTACCCTCCAGGCCAGTGGTGGTAGAAGGGGTAGCGGGTCAGATCGTCCCCAGCGTCCTGCTCCTGTTCCTGGGGCTCAAACACCTGTACTCCTCCCGCCTCCTCAACAAGCCAGACCTACTGGCCTGCACTGGGGTACCTGAGGAGGACCAGAACG AGGAGATCCCCAGTGATGAGGATGAGGTGAATGCGAACCGTAACACCACGATGCAACAGCAGACCTGCACACCCGTAGGCCACGAGAacgatgaggatgaggaggatgaagacTACTGGGATGAAGAGGGTCTGGAGGGGACACCCCTGGAGGAGTACAACACGCCCCTGGACTATGACAATGGGGAGGATGAGTACCAGTTCTTCACCGCTGCCCTACTCA GGGTCCAGAACACTGACCAGCCTTGGTACCAGTCTCTGACCACGCCCCTCAGTGATGACCAGAAGAAACAGCTGCAGGAGATCTACAGCCTGTCCCAGCAGAGGAGGAGCACCGCCGCCAAGGGCCAATG A
- the LOC135514861 gene encoding importin-8-like isoform X1 has protein sequence MDPNRIIQALKGTIDPNLRIAAENELNQSYKIINFAPTLLQIIVSEQVEVPVRQAAAIYLKNMVSQYWQDREPSLGEAVFPFNIHENDRAQIRDNIVEGIIQCPESIRAQLTVCLRAIIKHDFPGRWTAIVDKIGLYLQSQNSGSWYGSLLALYQLVKTYEYKKAEERDPLLAAMQIFLPRIQQLVTQLLPDGTIFSVLIQKQILKIFHALVQYSLPLQLINNAVITQWMEILRAVMDRDVPPETLEVDEDDRPDLVWWKSKKWALHIITRLFERYGSPGNVTKEYFEFAEFFLKTYAVGIQQVLLKVLDQHRQKQYVTPHVLQKSLNYLNQGLSHSLTWKHMKPHMQTISQEVIFPLMCYKDEDEKLWQEDPYEYIRMKFNVYDDHALPATAAQSLLCKAARKRKEVLPQMMEFCHQIMMEPSADPRRKDGALHVIGSLAELLLKKRVYREQMELMLQNYVFPLLNSPLGYLRARSCWVLHSFSLLRFHNELVLRNAVELVKQGLIADKEMPVKVEAAIALQTLVSNQEQAKVYIRPYIRPVMQELLHVIKETENDDLTNVIQKMICEYNQEVAAIAVDMTQNLAEIFTKVLQSEEYEESEDKTVMALGILSTIDTILTVMEDHKEITQQLEGICLQVIGLVLQKPIIGMAEFYEEILSLAFGLTCQTISPQMWQLLVVLHGVFQHDCFDYFTDMMPLLHNYVTVDTDTLLSNPKYLEVIYTMCKKVLTSDAGEDAECHAAKLLEVIVLQCRGRGIDQCIPLFVEAVLERLTRGVKSSELRTMCLQVAIAALYYNPALLIHTLDNMHFPHTPQPITAHFINQWMNDTEFFLGLHDRKMCIIGLSVLMELPSRPVVVEGVAGQIVPSVLLLFLGLKHLYSSRLLNKPDLLACTGVPEEDQNEEIPSDEDEVNANRNTTMQQQTCTPVGHENDEDEEDEDYWDEEGLEGTPLEEYNTPLDYDNGEDEYQFFTAALLRVQNTDQPWYQSLTTPLSDDQKKQLQEIYSLSQQRRSTAAKGQ, from the exons ATGGATCCCAATCGGATAATTCAAGCACTGAAAGGGACGATAGATCCCAACCTTCGGATAGCGGCTGAAAACGAACTCAATCAG TCGTACAAGATCATCAACTTCGCCCCCACTCTGCTCCAGATCATTGTGTCTGAACAGGTGGAGGTCCCTGTTCGCCAAGCAG CGGCCATCTACCTCAAGAACATGGTGAGCCAGTACTGGCAGGACCGCGAGCCCTCTCTAGGGGAGGCTGTGTTCCCCTTCAACATCCACGAGAACGACCGCGCGCAGATCAGAGACAACATCGTGGAGGGCATCATCCAGTGTCCCGAGTCCATCCG GGCCCAGTTGACAGTGTGTTTGCGAGCCATCATAAAGCACGACTTCCCCGGGCGCTGGACGGCCATAGTGGATAAGATCGGCCTGTATCTGCAGTCTCAGAACAGTGGCAGCTGGTACGGCAGCCTCCTGGCCCTCTACCAGCTGGTCAAGACCTACGA gtatAAGAAGGCGGAGGAGAGGGATCCGCTGCTAGCAGCCATGCAGATCTTCCTGCCCCGTATACAGCAGCTCGTCACCCAGCTACTGCCTGACGGCACCATCTTCTCTGTCCTCATACAGAAACAGATCCTCAAGATCTTCCACGCACTCGTACAG TACTCCCTGCCTCTCCAGCTGATTAATAACGCAGTCATTACCCAGTGGATGGAGATCCTCAGAGCTGTTATGGACAGAGATGTCCCCCCA GAGACGTTGGAAGTGGATGAGGACGACCGTCCTGACTTGGTGTGGTGGAAGAGTAAGAAGTGGGCCCTACACATCATCACCAGACTGTTCGAGAG GTACGGAAGCCCCGGCAATGTGACAAAGGAGTACTTTGAGTTTGCAGAGTTTTTCTTGAAGACGTACGCTGTAGGGATCCAACAG GTCCTGTTGAAGGTGCTGGACCAACACCGACAGAAGCAGTATGTCACGCCTCACGTTCTCCAGAAATCTCTTAACTACCTGAACCAGGGCCTGTCTCACTCCCTCACCTGGAAACACATGAAGCCACACAtgcag ACCATCAGCCAAGAGGTGATCTTCCCTCTCATGTGTTACAAAGACGAGGATGAGAAACTGTGGCAGGAGGATCCATACGAGTACATCCGCATGAAGTTCA ATGTGTATGATGACCATGCCCTCCCTGCCACCGCCGCCCAGAGCCTCCTGTGTAAAGCAGCCCGCAAGAGGAAGGAG GTTCTTCCCCAGATGATGGAGTTCTGCCACCAGATCATGATGGAGCCCTCTGCTGACCCCCGCAGGAAGGATGGGGCGCTGCATGTCATCGGCTCACTGGCCGAACTCCTACTGAAG AAGCGGGTGTACAGGGAGCAGATGGAgctgatgttacagaactatgtGTTCCCTCTACTCAACTCCCCTCTGGGATACCTCCGGgctagg TCGTGCTGGGTGCTGCATTCGTTCAGCCTGCTGCGTTTCCATAACGAGTTGGTCCTGAGGAATGCGGTGGAGCTGGTCAAACAGGGCCTCATAGCAGACAAGGAGATGCCCGTCAAGGTGGAGGCTGCTATCGCCTTGCAGACACTGGTCAGCAACCAGGAGCAAG cTAAGGTCTACATCAGGCCCTACATCCGGCCTGTCATGCAGGAGCTGCTCCACGTCATCAAGGAGACGGAGAACGATGACCTCACTAACGTCATTCAAAAGATGATCTGCGAGTACAACCAGGAAGTGGCTGCCATCGCCGTCGACATGACCCAGAACCTG GCCGAGATCTTCACCAAGGTGCTACAGAGTGAAGAGTATGAGGAGAGTGAAGACAAGACGGTGATGGCTCTGGGGATCCTCAGCACCATAGACACCATACTCACTGTTATGGAGGACCACAAGGAg atcaCTCAGCAGTTGGAGGGCATCTGTTTACAGGTGATAGGCCTGGTGCTGCAGAAGCCCATCATAGGTATGGCAG AGTTCTACGAGGAGATTCTGTCCCTGGCGTTTGGGCTGACCTGCCAGACCATCTCCCCTCAGATGTGGCAGCTACTGGTGGTTCTCCACGGGGTCTTCCAGCACGACTGCTTTGACTACTTCACGG ATATGATGCCTCTTTTGCACAACTACGTTACCGTGGATACAGACACGCTCCTGTCCAACCCCAAATACTTAGAGGTCATATACACCATGTgcaaaaag GTGCTGACCAGTGATGCAGGTGAGGATGCAGAGTGTCACGCTGCTAAGCTGCTAGAGGTCATCGTCCTCCAGTGTCGGGGGAGGGGCATCGACCAG TGTATCCCATTGTTCGTGGAGGCGGTGTTGGAGCGTCTAACCAGAGGTGTGAAGTCCAGTGAGCTGAGGACCATGTGTCTGCAGGTGGCCATCGCTGCTCTCTACTACAACCCAGCCCTGCTCATCCACACGCTGGACAACATGCACTTCCCCCACACCCCACAGCCCATCACCGCTCACTTCATCAACCAGTGGATGAATGATACTGAGTTCTTCCTGGG GCTCCATGACCGTAAGATGTGTATCATCGGACTGAGTGTTCTGATGGAGCTACCCTCCAGGCCAGTGGTGGTAGAAGGGGTAGCGGGTCAGATCGTCCCCAGCGTCCTGCTCCTGTTCCTGGGGCTCAAACACCTGTACTCCTCCCGCCTCCTCAACAAGCCAGACCTACTGGCCTGCACTGGGGTACCTGAGGAGGACCAGAACG AGGAGATCCCCAGTGATGAGGATGAGGTGAATGCGAACCGTAACACCACGATGCAACAGCAGACCTGCACACCCGTAGGCCACGAGAacgatgaggatgaggaggatgaagacTACTGGGATGAAGAGGGTCTGGAGGGGACACCCCTGGAGGAGTACAACACGCCCCTGGACTATGACAATGGGGAGGATGAGTACCAGTTCTTCACCGCTGCCCTACTCA GGGTCCAGAACACTGACCAGCCTTGGTACCAGTCTCTGACCACGCCCCTCAGTGATGACCAGAAGAAACAGCTGCAGGAGATCTACAGCCTGTCCCAGCAGAGGAGGAGCACCGCCGCCAAGGGCCAATG A